In one window of Henckelia pumila isolate YLH828 chromosome 1, ASM3356847v2, whole genome shotgun sequence DNA:
- the LOC140873929 gene encoding protein DMP2-like, giving the protein MSNATDSLLTTSTNTVTQTTLTGVANLIKLLPTGTVFLYQFLNPVLTNSGQCQTIHKYLSSILIALCGLSCCFSSFTDSYKDSQGNTQYGIVTSKGLWPSSSSQDLSSYKLRFTDFVHGFFSLIVFTGIALLDPDTVACFYPSFESTKKILLMVLPPVIGAVSGSIFVIFPNKRNGVGYPSSQTSASSSTSS; this is encoded by the coding sequence ATGTCAAATGCTACCGACTCTTTGTTAACAACTTCAACGAATACCGTCACACAGACAACACTAACCGGCGTAGCCAACCTCATCAAACTCCTTCCCACAGGCACAGTCTTCCTCTACCAGTTTCTCAACCCTGTTTTAACCAACAGTGGCCAGTGCCAGACCATCCACAAGTACCTTTCAAGTATTTTGATCGCCTTGTGCGGCCTTTCCTGCTGCTTCTCCTCGTTCACTGATAGCTACAAAGACAGCCAAGGTAACACACAGTATGGCATTGTGACAAGCAAAGGCCTCTGGCCTTCTTCATCATCTCAAGATCTTTCATCGTATAAGCTTCGTTTCACGGATTTTGTACACGGTTTTTTCTCGTTGATTGTTTTTACTGGAATAGCCCTTTTGGACCCTGACACAGTAGCATGCTTTTATCCATCGTTTGAGTCTACAAAGAAGATTCTGTTGATGGTGCTACCTCCGGTTATAGGGGCAGTTTCTGGCTCCATCTTTGTTATTTTCCCTAATAAACGCAATGGTGTAGGGTATCCCTCTAGCCAGACATCAGCTTCAAGTTCAACTTCATCTTAA
- the LOC140873928 gene encoding putative E3 ubiquitin-protein ligase RF298 — protein sequence MLAIAGLRLDMASMVTKACSSTSSQTSAQMVQEKASRNKRKFRADPPLANPNEIMPLQPNKSTSFEFSAEKLERIPNHLHRNRCNICGVNRDSSNALKLDLGLSCASMSPELGVDQSRDETETSPNDYHDADWSELTESQLEELVLSNLGAIYKSAIKKIIVCGYSEDVATNAILRSGLCYGCKDTVSNIVDNTLALLRGGQETDRSREHYFDDLEQMKKYVLAELVCLLREVRPFFSTGDAMWCLLICDMNVSHACAVNSYPSSSCQNAAVFNRDSSFSWQYPSKLEFKSSDLQTPFRQIFCAADAHICPYERTNLDYVCRGPLSASKNLANEPILKRETSFVPNGLVPEKESRSCSSLHNDVSEKENQNSISNLNEKPFNATRIYHGTVAGEKIMGCRKASGMTRKEYKLRHKSIHFEKHHHRSHGSKITLSSGKHASLGSNFGGQELDKRLKAVADSTGVNAKNPSFKIGSLPQYYKNHNISSTDGLASVPLGLGINNLPSLSKCSDSTSLQIVPENKSISLPVADTELSLSLPVKSIVNPTPISYNTPYYSYGGVLNVKSLGKCIPLDRKDEMIMKLVPKVQKLQNQLQEWTEWANQKVMQAAHRLTKDKAELKTLRQDVEEMEYLKKEKQVLEENAMKKLSEMENALFKACRQVEQANAAARRLVVENAVFRREMEAEKVHAAESAESCQEVLKREKKTLLEFQSVEKQKSILQEELAAEKHKMMLVQQELQQAKDVRGQIEAKWHQEKKEKCKLLAQASSFRKEREYTEASAKAKEEAMKSKADTNLQKCKDDIDRLEKEISQLKVKLDSSKIAALRRGIDGTYASKLTDSQNTLACKESAVSYVPRVIAASYFEDFTGNGNVKRERECVMCLSEEMSVVFLPCAHQVVCMTCNELHEKQGMKDCPSCRSQIQQRVCVRYAHP from the exons ATGTTGGCAATTGCCGGTTTGAG ATTGGATATGGCATCAATGGTGACCAAGGCTTGTAGTAGCACATCCAGTCAAACGTCAGCCCAGATGGTCCAAGAAAAAGCAAGTAGAAATAAGAGAAAATTTCGAGCCGATCCCCCATTAGCCAACCCCAATGAGATCATGCCTTTGCAACCAAATAAAAGCACGAGTTTCGAATTCTCTGCTGAAAAGTTGGAGAGAATCCCAAATCACCTGCATAGGAATAGGTGTAACATATGTGGTGTGAATCGAGATAGTTCCAATGCTTTAAAGCTCGACCTTGGACTGTCTTGTGCATCTATGTCGCCTGAGTTAGGAGTGGACCAGTCTAGGGATGAGACTGAGACATCACCAAACGATTATCATGACGCTGATTGGAGTGAACTTACCGAATCACAGCTGGAAGAACTTGTTTTGAGCAATTTGGGTGCAATTTATAAGAGtgcaatcaagaaaataatagTGTGTGGTTACAGCGAGGATGTTGCAACCAATGCTATTTTGAGGTCTGGCCTTTGCTATGGGTGTAAAGACACCGTATCAAATATAGTCGACAATACGTTAGCGCTTTTGAGAGGTGGCCAAGAGACCGACAGGTCAAGAGAACATTATTTCGATGATTTGGAACAGATGAAGAAATATGTATTAGCTGAGTTGGTTTGCCTTCTTAGAGAAGTTAGACCTTTCTTCAGCACTGGGGATGCAATGTGGTGTCTCTTGATATGTGATATGAATGTGTCACATGCTTGTGCTGTGAACAGTTATCCTTCGAGTAGTTGTCAAAATGCTGCTGTTTTCAATCGGGATTCATCCTTTTCTTGGCAATACCCGTCAAAACTAGAGTTTAAAAGTTCTGATTTGCAAACTCCATTTAGACAAATTTTTTGTGCCGCTGATGCTCACATATGTCCATATGAACGAACAAATCTTGATTATGTTTGCAGAGGACCACTCTCGGCCTCCAAGAATTTAGCAAATGAACCTATATTGAAGCGAGAAACATCATTTGTCCCCAACGGACTTGTCCCTGAAAAAGAGAGTCGAAGCTGCTCTTCTTTGCACAATGATGTGTCAGAGAAGGAAAATCAAAACTCGATATCTAATCTTAATGAAAAACCCTTCAATGCTACCAGAATATACCACGGTACAGTTGCTGGGGAGAAAATTATGGGCTGTAGAAAAGCTTCTGGAATGACTAGAAAAGAGTACAAATTACGACATAAGTCCATTCACTTTGAGAAACACCACCACCGTTCGCATGGTTCTAAAATTACATTGAGCTCTGGGAAACATGCTAGTTTAGGAAGTAATTTTGGAGGTCAAGAGTTGGATAAGAGACTTAAAGCCGTGGCTGATTCTACTGGTGTAAATGCTAAGAATCCCTCATTCAAGATTGGCAGTTTGCCTCAATACTACAAGAATCATAATATTTCTTCAACTGATGGACTTGCTTCGGTGCCATTGGGGTTGGGAATAAATAATCTTCCTTCATTGTCTAAATGTAGCGACTCGACCTCATTACAGATTGTCCCAGAAAACAAATCGATTTCGTTACCTGTTGCTGATACAGAACTTTCGCTTTCATTGCCTGTGAAAAGCATTGTTAATCCAACACCCATCAGCTATAACACACCATATTATAGTTATGGTGGTGTTTTAAATGTTAAGTCTCTTGGAAAATGCATTCCTTTGGACAGGAAGGACGAAATGATTATGAAATTGGTTCCAAAGGTTCAGAAATTGCAAAACCAGCTTCAAGAATGGACAGAGTGGGCAAATCAGAAGGTCATGCAAGCGGCTCATAGACTGACCAAAGACAAAGCCGAGCTCAAGACTCTGAGGCAAGACGTGGAAGAAATGGAATACCTCAAGAAAGAAAAGCAGGTATTGGAAGAAAATGCCATGAAAAAGCTTTCTGAGATGGAAAATGCTTTGTTTAAGGCTTGTAGGCAGGTAGAACAAGCTAATGCTGCGGCCCGAAGACTTGTAGTTGAGAATGCCGTATTCAGGCGGGAAATGGAAGCTGAGAAGGTGCATGCTGCTGAGTCAGCTGAAAGTTGCCAAGAGGTGTTGAAGAGGGAGAAGAAGACACTGTTGGAATTTCAGTCAGTGGAGAAGCAAAAGAGTATTTTACAGGAGGAGCTTGCAGCTGAAAAACACAAGATGATGCTGGTACAACAGGAGTTACAGCAGGCCAAAGATGTGAGGGGTCAAATCGAG GCAAAATGGCatcaagaaaagaaagaaaaatgtaAGTTACTTGCACAGGCCAGTTCTTTTAGAAAAGAAAGGGAATACACTGAAGCCTCAGCAAAAGCCAAAGAGGAAGCTATGAAGTCGAAAGCAGATACCAATCTTCAGAAGTGTAAAGATGATATCGACAGGTTAGAGAAAGAAATTTCTCAACTGAAAGTAAAATTAGACTCGTCAAAAATAGCCGCTCTTAGGAGAGGAATAGACGGCACCTATGCCAGTAAACTAACCGACTCCCAAAACACTCTGGCCTGTAAAGAATCGGCTGTCTCTTATGTACCAAGAGTGATAGCAGCATCATATTTCGAAGATTTCACTGGGAATGGAAATGTGAAACGTGAACGGGAATGTGTGATGTGCCTATCTGAGGAGATGTCCGTGGTTTTCCTCCCATGTGCACATCAAGTGGTCTGCATGACTTGCAATGAGTTACATGAGAAGCAAGGAATGAAGGACTGCCCTTCTTGTAGGAGCCAGATCCAGCAGCGTGTTTGTGTACGTTACGCTCACCCTTAA